A genome region from Macaca nemestrina isolate mMacNem1 chromosome 20, mMacNem.hap1, whole genome shotgun sequence includes the following:
- the LOC105495410 gene encoding protein YIF1B isoform X4: protein MHPAGLAAAAAAGTPRLPSKRRIPVSQPGMADPHQLFDDTSSTQSRGYGAQRAPGGLGYPAASATPQAAFLADPVSNMAMAYGSSLAAQGKELVDKNIDRFIPVTKLKYYFAVDTMYVGRKLGLLFFPYLHQDWEVQYQQDTPVAPRFDVNAPDLYIPAMAFITYVLVAGLALGTQDRFSPDLLGLQASSALAWLTLEVVAILLSLYLVTVNTDLTTIDLVAFLGYKYVGMIGGVLMGLLFGKIGYYLVLGWCCVAIFVFMIRTLRLKILAEAAAEGVPVRGARNQLRMYLTMAVAAAQPLLMYWLTFHLVR from the exons CCTCAAAGCGGAGGATCCCTGTGTCCCAGCCAGGCATGGCCGACCCCCACCAGCTTTTCGATGATACAAGTTCAACCCAGAGCCGGGGCTATGGGGCCCAGCGGGCACCTGGCGGCCTAGGCTatcctgcagcctctgccacgCCCCAGGCAGCCTTCCTGGCTGACCCGGTGTCCAACATGGCCATGGCCTATGGGAGCAGCCTGGCTGCGCAGGGCAAGGAGCTGGTGGATAAGAAC ATTGACCGCTTCATCCCCGTCACCAAGCTCAAGTATTACTTTGCTGTGGACACCATGTATGTGGGCAGAAAGCTGGGCCTGTTGTTCTTCCCCTACCTGCACCAG GACTGGGAGGTGCAGTACCAACAGGACACCCCGGTGGCCCCCCGCTTTGACGTCAATGCCCCGGACCTCTACATTCCAG CGATGGCTTTCATCACGTACGTTTTGGTGGCTGGTCTTGCGCTGGGGACCCAGGATAG GTTCTCCCCAGACCTCCTAGGGCTGCAGGCGAGCTCCGCCCTGGCctggctgaccctggaggtggtGGCCATCCTGCTCAGCCTCTATCTGGTCACTGTCAACACCGACCTCACCACCATCGACCTGGTGGCCTTCTTGGGCTACAAGTACGTCGG gatGATTGGCGGGGTCCTCATGGGCCTGCTCTTCGGGAAGATTGGCTACTACCTGGTGCTGGGCTGGTGCTGTGTGGCCATCTTTGTGTTCATG ATCCGGACGCTGCGGCTGAAGATCTTGGCAGAGGCAGCGGCTGAGGGGGTCCCGGTGCGTGGGGCCCGGAACCAGCTGCGCATGTACCTGACCATGGCAGTGGCAGCGGCACAACCTCTGCTCATGTACTGGCTCACCTTCCACCTGGTGCGGTGA
- the LOC105495410 gene encoding protein YIF1B isoform X3 — protein MHPAGLAAAAAAGTPRLRKWPSKRRIPVSQPGMADPHQLFDDTSSTQSRGYGAQRAPGGLGYPAASATPQAAFLADPVSNMAMAYGSSLAAQGKELVDKNIDRFIPVTKLKYYFAVDTMYVGRKLGLLFFPYLHQDWEVQYQQDTPVAPRFDVNAPDLYIPAMAFITYVLVAGLALGTQDRFSPDLLGLQASSALAWLTLEVVAILLSLYLVTVNTDLTTIDLVAFLGYKYVGMIGGVLMGLLFGKIGYYLVLGWCCVAIFVFMIRTLRLKILAEAAAEGVPVRGARNQLRMYLTMAVAAAQPLLMYWLTFHLVR, from the exons CCTCAAAGCGGAGGATCCCTGTGTCCCAGCCAGGCATGGCCGACCCCCACCAGCTTTTCGATGATACAAGTTCAACCCAGAGCCGGGGCTATGGGGCCCAGCGGGCACCTGGCGGCCTAGGCTatcctgcagcctctgccacgCCCCAGGCAGCCTTCCTGGCTGACCCGGTGTCCAACATGGCCATGGCCTATGGGAGCAGCCTGGCTGCGCAGGGCAAGGAGCTGGTGGATAAGAAC ATTGACCGCTTCATCCCCGTCACCAAGCTCAAGTATTACTTTGCTGTGGACACCATGTATGTGGGCAGAAAGCTGGGCCTGTTGTTCTTCCCCTACCTGCACCAG GACTGGGAGGTGCAGTACCAACAGGACACCCCGGTGGCCCCCCGCTTTGACGTCAATGCCCCGGACCTCTACATTCCAG CGATGGCTTTCATCACGTACGTTTTGGTGGCTGGTCTTGCGCTGGGGACCCAGGATAG GTTCTCCCCAGACCTCCTAGGGCTGCAGGCGAGCTCCGCCCTGGCctggctgaccctggaggtggtGGCCATCCTGCTCAGCCTCTATCTGGTCACTGTCAACACCGACCTCACCACCATCGACCTGGTGGCCTTCTTGGGCTACAAGTACGTCGG gatGATTGGCGGGGTCCTCATGGGCCTGCTCTTCGGGAAGATTGGCTACTACCTGGTGCTGGGCTGGTGCTGTGTGGCCATCTTTGTGTTCATG ATCCGGACGCTGCGGCTGAAGATCTTGGCAGAGGCAGCGGCTGAGGGGGTCCCGGTGCGTGGGGCCCGGAACCAGCTGCGCATGTACCTGACCATGGCAGTGGCAGCGGCACAACCTCTGCTCATGTACTGGCTCACCTTCCACCTGGTGCGGTGA
- the LOC105495410 gene encoding protein YIF1B isoform X1: protein MADPHQLFDDTSSTQSRGYGAQRAPGGLGYPAASATPQAAFLADPVSNMAMAYGSSLAAQGKELVDKNIDRFIPVTKLKYYFAVDTMYVGRKLGLLFFPYLHQDWEVQYQQDTPVAPRFDVNAPDLYIPAMAFITYVLVAGLALGTQDRFSPDLLGLQASSALAWLTLEVVAILLSLYLVTVNTDLTTIDLVAFLGYKYVGMIGGVLMGLLFGKIGYYLVLGWCCVAIFVFMIRTLRLKILAEAAAEGVPVRGARNQLRMYLTMAVAAAQPLLMYWLTFHLVR, encoded by the exons ATGGCCGACCCCCACCAGCTTTTCGATGATACAAGTTCAACCCAGAGCCGGGGCTATGGGGCCCAGCGGGCACCTGGCGGCCTAGGCTatcctgcagcctctgccacgCCCCAGGCAGCCTTCCTGGCTGACCCGGTGTCCAACATGGCCATGGCCTATGGGAGCAGCCTGGCTGCGCAGGGCAAGGAGCTGGTGGATAAGAAC ATTGACCGCTTCATCCCCGTCACCAAGCTCAAGTATTACTTTGCTGTGGACACCATGTATGTGGGCAGAAAGCTGGGCCTGTTGTTCTTCCCCTACCTGCACCAG GACTGGGAGGTGCAGTACCAACAGGACACCCCGGTGGCCCCCCGCTTTGACGTCAATGCCCCGGACCTCTACATTCCAG CGATGGCTTTCATCACGTACGTTTTGGTGGCTGGTCTTGCGCTGGGGACCCAGGATAG GTTCTCCCCAGACCTCCTAGGGCTGCAGGCGAGCTCCGCCCTGGCctggctgaccctggaggtggtGGCCATCCTGCTCAGCCTCTATCTGGTCACTGTCAACACCGACCTCACCACCATCGACCTGGTGGCCTTCTTGGGCTACAAGTACGTCGG gatGATTGGCGGGGTCCTCATGGGCCTGCTCTTCGGGAAGATTGGCTACTACCTGGTGCTGGGCTGGTGCTGTGTGGCCATCTTTGTGTTCATG ATCCGGACGCTGCGGCTGAAGATCTTGGCAGAGGCAGCGGCTGAGGGGGTCCCGGTGCGTGGGGCCCGGAACCAGCTGCGCATGTACCTGACCATGGCAGTGGCAGCGGCACAACCTCTGCTCATGTACTGGCTCACCTTCCACCTGGTGCGGTGA
- the LOC105495410 gene encoding protein YIF1B isoform X5, giving the protein MSVTTALQASKRRIPVSQPGMADPHQLFDDTSSTQSRGYGAQRAPGGLGYPAASATPQAAFLADPVSNMAMAYGSSLAAQGKELVDKNIDRFIPVTKLKYYFAVDTMYVGRKLGLLFFPYLHQDWEVQYQQDTPVAPRFDVNAPDLYIPAMAFITYVLVAGLALGTQDRFSPDLLGLQASSALAWLTLEVVAILLSLYLVTVNTDLTTIDLVAFLGYKYVGMIGGVLMGLLFGKIGYYLVLGWCCVAIFVFMIRTLRLKILAEAAAEGVPVRGARNQLRMYLTMAVAAAQPLLMYWLTFHLVR; this is encoded by the exons ATGAGTGTCACAACAGCTTTGCAAG CCTCAAAGCGGAGGATCCCTGTGTCCCAGCCAGGCATGGCCGACCCCCACCAGCTTTTCGATGATACAAGTTCAACCCAGAGCCGGGGCTATGGGGCCCAGCGGGCACCTGGCGGCCTAGGCTatcctgcagcctctgccacgCCCCAGGCAGCCTTCCTGGCTGACCCGGTGTCCAACATGGCCATGGCCTATGGGAGCAGCCTGGCTGCGCAGGGCAAGGAGCTGGTGGATAAGAAC ATTGACCGCTTCATCCCCGTCACCAAGCTCAAGTATTACTTTGCTGTGGACACCATGTATGTGGGCAGAAAGCTGGGCCTGTTGTTCTTCCCCTACCTGCACCAG GACTGGGAGGTGCAGTACCAACAGGACACCCCGGTGGCCCCCCGCTTTGACGTCAATGCCCCGGACCTCTACATTCCAG CGATGGCTTTCATCACGTACGTTTTGGTGGCTGGTCTTGCGCTGGGGACCCAGGATAG GTTCTCCCCAGACCTCCTAGGGCTGCAGGCGAGCTCCGCCCTGGCctggctgaccctggaggtggtGGCCATCCTGCTCAGCCTCTATCTGGTCACTGTCAACACCGACCTCACCACCATCGACCTGGTGGCCTTCTTGGGCTACAAGTACGTCGG gatGATTGGCGGGGTCCTCATGGGCCTGCTCTTCGGGAAGATTGGCTACTACCTGGTGCTGGGCTGGTGCTGTGTGGCCATCTTTGTGTTCATG ATCCGGACGCTGCGGCTGAAGATCTTGGCAGAGGCAGCGGCTGAGGGGGTCCCGGTGCGTGGGGCCCGGAACCAGCTGCGCATGTACCTGACCATGGCAGTGGCAGCGGCACAACCTCTGCTCATGTACTGGCTCACCTTCCACCTGGTGCGGTGA
- the LOC105495410 gene encoding protein YIF1B isoform X2 — translation MADPHQLFDDTSSTQSRGYGAQRAPGGLGYPAASATPQAAFLADPVSNMAMAYGSSLAAQGKELVDKNIDRFIPVTKLKYYFAVDTMYVGRKLGLLFFPYLHQDWEVQYQQDTPVAPRFDVNAPDLYIPAMAFITYVLVAGLALGTQDRFSPDLLGLQASSALAWLTLEVVAILLSLYLVTVNTDLTTIDLVAFLGYKMIGGVLMGLLFGKIGYYLVLGWCCVAIFVFMIRTLRLKILAEAAAEGVPVRGARNQLRMYLTMAVAAAQPLLMYWLTFHLVR, via the exons ATGGCCGACCCCCACCAGCTTTTCGATGATACAAGTTCAACCCAGAGCCGGGGCTATGGGGCCCAGCGGGCACCTGGCGGCCTAGGCTatcctgcagcctctgccacgCCCCAGGCAGCCTTCCTGGCTGACCCGGTGTCCAACATGGCCATGGCCTATGGGAGCAGCCTGGCTGCGCAGGGCAAGGAGCTGGTGGATAAGAAC ATTGACCGCTTCATCCCCGTCACCAAGCTCAAGTATTACTTTGCTGTGGACACCATGTATGTGGGCAGAAAGCTGGGCCTGTTGTTCTTCCCCTACCTGCACCAG GACTGGGAGGTGCAGTACCAACAGGACACCCCGGTGGCCCCCCGCTTTGACGTCAATGCCCCGGACCTCTACATTCCAG CGATGGCTTTCATCACGTACGTTTTGGTGGCTGGTCTTGCGCTGGGGACCCAGGATAG GTTCTCCCCAGACCTCCTAGGGCTGCAGGCGAGCTCCGCCCTGGCctggctgaccctggaggtggtGGCCATCCTGCTCAGCCTCTATCTGGTCACTGTCAACACCGACCTCACCACCATCGACCTGGTGGCCTTCTTGGGCTACAA gatGATTGGCGGGGTCCTCATGGGCCTGCTCTTCGGGAAGATTGGCTACTACCTGGTGCTGGGCTGGTGCTGTGTGGCCATCTTTGTGTTCATG ATCCGGACGCTGCGGCTGAAGATCTTGGCAGAGGCAGCGGCTGAGGGGGTCCCGGTGCGTGGGGCCCGGAACCAGCTGCGCATGTACCTGACCATGGCAGTGGCAGCGGCACAACCTCTGCTCATGTACTGGCTCACCTTCCACCTGGTGCGGTGA